Proteins encoded within one genomic window of Camelina sativa cultivar DH55 chromosome 19, Cs, whole genome shotgun sequence:
- the LOC104766432 gene encoding putative G3BP-like protein isoform X2, which translates to MAMLGAPQVPAPACTPDIVGNAFVHQYYHILHQSPEHVHRFYQEISKLGRPEENGIMSITSTLQAIDKKIMALCYGVISAEIATVDTQESYGGGVLVLVTGYLTGKDCVRRTFSQTFFLAPQETGYFVLNDMLRYIDEAAILHANQIPVNNIQVPVNTYQDTAAVKDNPNDIVQEKYVQEKHAVKQTEVLSKSINGAEVFTPAEDEQLSATEEAPAPEIVHEAPIEVQKGGESDSRTGEVPKRSYASIVKVMKENTAPMSASRTPTKVEPKKQEEQAIHIPLPTPLSEKSDSGANVVVNENDQDNERALGPSIYLKGLPLDATPALLENEFQKFGLIRTNGIQVRSQKGFCFGFVEFESASSMQSAIEASPVILNGHKVIVEEKRSTARGNYRGRSSFGVNTGYRNEGGRGRGSFGGGRGGYSRTDFNGYGNNNRGNNRGGYGNRANGDNGGFPRANGNNGRVRRGGGIDANRATKPVDDAPHVSVTA; encoded by the exons ATGGCGATGTTAGGGGCACCGCAAGTTCCAGCACCTGCTTGTACTCCAGATATT GTTGGGAATGCATTTGTGCATCAGTATTATCACATACTGCATCAATCTCCTGAGCATGTTCACAGATTTTACCAAGAGATTAGCAAGTTAGGCCGTCCTGAAGAGAATGGTATTATGAGCATCACTTCTACCTTGCAA GCTATTGACAAGAAGATAATGGCACTTTGTTATGGTGTAATCAGTGCTGAGATAGCAACTGTGGACACACAAGAATCTTATGGCGGTGGTGTTCTTGTACTGGTCACTGGTTATTTGACGGGAAAAGACTGTGTCAGGAGGACGTTTAGTCAGACCTTCTTCCTTGCTCCACAAGAGACTGGATACTTTGTCTTGAATGATATGCTCCGATACATTGATGAAGCTGCAATCCTACATGCAAATCAGATTCCAGTGAACAACATCCAAGTTCCTGTCAACACTTATCAGG ACACAGCTGCTGTGAAAGACAATCCGAATGACATTGTTCAGGAGAAATATGTCCAAGAGAAACATGCTGTTAAGCAAACCGAGGTGTTGTCCAAGAGCATTAATGGGGCTGAAGTGTTCACTCCCGCTGAAGATGAACAATTATCAGCTACAGAAGAAGCTCCGGCGCCTGAAATAGTTCATGAAGCTCCTATTGAAGTGCAGAAGGGTGGAGAATCTGATTCTAGGACTGGCGAAGTTCCAAAGAGATCTTATGCATCCATT GTGAAGGTTATGAAAGAGAATACTGCACCAATGTCTGCTTCGAGAACCCCTACAAAGGTGgaaccaaagaaacaagaagagcaAGCAATTCATATCCCTCTACCAACACCATTGTCTGAGAAATCAGATTCAGGAGCAAATGTAGTTGTGAATGAGAATGATCAAGATAATGAAAGAG CTCTAGGTCCATCCATATACCTGAAGGGCTTGCCCCTTGACGCTACACCAGCCTTGCTTGAGAACGAGTTCCAGAAATTTGGACTCATTAGGACCAATGGCATTCAAGTGAGAAGCCAGAAG GGATTCTGTTTTGGGTTTGTTGAGTTTGAATCCGCAAGTTCCATGCAAAGCGCTATTGAG GCATCACCTGTCATACTCAATGGGCATAAAGTCATTGTGGAGGAAAAGCGTTCTACTGCAAGAG GGAACTATAGAGGACGTTCGTCGTTTGGTGTAAACACAGGCTACAGAAACGAAGGGGGAAGGGGTCGTGGGAGCTTTGGAGGTGGAAGAGGGGGATATAGCCGGACTGATTTCAACGGGTATGGTAATAATAACAGGGGAAACAATAGAGGAGGTTACGGAAACCGAGCAAATGGTGACAATGGTGGGTTCCCGAGGGCCAATGGTAACAACGGACGTGTAAGACGCGGTGGCGGAATTGATGCTAATAGAGCTACTAAACCCGTGGATGATGCTCCTCATGTGTCTGTTACTGCGTAA
- the LOC104766432 gene encoding putative G3BP-like protein isoform X1 yields MAMLGAPQVPAPACTPDIVGNAFVHQYYHILHQSPEHVHRFYQEISKLGRPEENGIMSITSTLQAIDKKIMALCYGVISAEIATVDTQESYGGGVLVLVTGYLTGKDCVRRTFSQTFFLAPQETGYFVLNDMLRYIDEAAILHANQIPVNNIQVPVNTYQDTAAVKDNPNDIVQEKYVQEKHAVKQTEVLSKSINGAEVFTPAEDEQLSATEEAPAPEIVHEAPIEVQKGGESDSRTGEVPKRSYASIVKVMKENTAPMSASRTPTKAEPKKQEEQAIHIPLPTPLSEKSDSGANVVVNENDQDNERALGPSIYLKGLPLDATPALLENEFQKFGLIRTNGIQVRSQKGFCFGFVEFESASSMQSAIEASPVILNGHKVVVEEKRSTARGNYRGRSSFGVNTGYRNEGGRGRGSFGGGRGGYGRTDFNGYGNNNRGNNRGGYGNRANGDNGGFPRANGNNGRVRRGGGIDANRATKPVDDAPHVSVTA; encoded by the exons ATGGCGATGTTAGGGGCACCGCAAGTTCCAGCACCTGCTTGTACTCCAGATATT GTTGGGAATGCATTTGTGCATCAGTATTATCACATACTGCATCAATCTCCTGAGCATGTTCACAGATTTTACCAAGAGATTAGCAAGTTAGGCCGTCCTGAAGAGAATGGTATTATGAGCATCACTTCTACCTTGCAA GCTATTGACAAGAAGATAATGGCACTTTGTTATGGTGTAATCAGTGCTGAGATAGCAACTGTGGACACACAAGAATCTTATGGCGGTGGTGTTCTTGTACTGGTCACTGGTTATTTGACGGGAAAAGACTGTGTCAGGAGGACGTTTAGTCAGACCTTCTTCCTTGCTCCACAAGAGACTGGATACTTTGTCTTGAATGATATGCTCCGATACATTGATGAAGCTGCAATCCTACATGCAAATCAGATTCCAGTGAACAACATCCAAGTTCCTGTCAACACTTATCAGG ACACAGCTGCTGTGAAAGACAATCCGAATGACATTGTTCAGGAGAAATATGTCCAAGAGAAACATGCTGTTAAGCAAACCGAGGTGTTGTCCAAGAGCATTAATGGGGCTGAAGTGTTCACTCCCGCTGAAGATGAACAATTATCAGCTACAGAAGAAGCTCCGGCGCCTGAAATAGTTCATGAAGCTCCTATTGAAGTGCAGAAGGGTGGAGAATCTGATTCTAGGACTGGCGAAGTTCCAAAGAGATCTTATGCATCCATT GTGAAGGTTATGAAAGAGAATACTGCACCAATGTCTGCTTCGAGAACCCCAACAAAGGCGgaaccaaagaaacaagaagagcaAGCAATTCATATCCCTCTACCAACACCATTGTCTGAGAAATCAGATTCAGGAGCAAATGTAGTTGTGAATGAGAATGATCAAGATAATGAAAGAG CTCTAGGTCCATCCATATACCTGAAGGGCTTGCCCCTTGACGCTACACCAGCCTTGCTTGAGAACGAGTTCCAGAAATTTGGACTCATTAGGACCAATGGCATTCAAGTGAGAAGCCAGAAG GGATTCTGTTTTGGGTTTGTTGAGTTTGAATCCGCAAGTTCCATGCAAAGCGCTATTGAG GCATCACCTGTCATACTCAATGGGCATAAAGTCGTTGTGGAGGAAAAGCGTTCTACTGCAAGAG GGAACTATAGAGGACGTTCGTCGTTTGGTGTAAACACAGGCTACAGAAACGAAGGGGGAAGGGGTCGTGGGAGCTTTGGAGGTGGAAGAGGGGGATATGGCCGGACTGATTTCAACGGGTATGGTAATAATAACAGGGGAAACAATAGAGGAGGTTACGGAAACCGAGCAAATGGTGACAATGGTGGGTTCCCGAGGGCCAATGGTAACAACGGACGTGTAAGACGCGGTGGCGGAATTGATGCTAATAGAGCTACTAAACCCGTGGATGATGCTCCTCATGTGTCTGTTACTGCGTAA
- the LOC104766433 gene encoding putative ER lumen protein-retaining receptor C28H8.4, which yields MGKTRGVSAVNVVFGWLRKQSNKVKIALAIIISLILVVLLKFTVHNDNHFFIASELIHATGILILIYKLTRQKTCSGLSLKSQEVTAIFLAVRLICSINFEGDIHTVLDFATLASTLWVIYMIRYKLKGSYIKTLDTCHNYYVLVPSAILALIIHPSTSYPYIHRILWAFCVYTESVSVLPQLRLMQNAQIIEPFTAHYVFALGIARFLACAHWLIQVCETRGHYLWLIGAGYFWFPAALIAEIVQTFILADFCYYYVKSVMEGQLVLKMPV from the exons atgGGGAAGACGAGAGGTGTCTCCGCCGTGAACGTGGTTTTCGGATGGCTAAGAAAACAATCGAACAAGGTTAAGATAGCTTTAGCAATTATCATCTCTTTGATCCTCGTCGTGCTTTTGAAATTCACCGTTCATAATGACAATCACTTTTTTATCGCATCCGAGCTCATCCACGCCACCGGAATCTTGATCCTCATCTACAAACTCACTCGCCAAAAGACTTGCTCCG GTCTTTCTTTAAAGTCTCAAGAAGTGACAGCAATATTTCTTGCTGTGAGATTGATATGTAGCATAAACTTCGAAGGTGATATCCATACAGTACTCGATTTCGCCACCTTGGCTTCGACGTTATGGGTCATTTATATGATTCGATACAAGCTGAAAGGATCTTACATCAAGACTCTCGACACTTGCCACAATTACTATGTG CTTGTACCATCGGCTATCCTTGCGTTAATTATTCACCCGAGTACGAGTTATCCTTACATCCACCGTATCTTGTGGGCGTTTTGCGTTTACACAGAATCTGTCTCTGTTCTGCCTCAGCTTCGATTGATGCAGAATGCTCAG ATCATAGAGCCTTTCACAGCTCATTATGTGTTCGCTTTAGGAATCGCTAGATTCTTGGCATGCGCTCATTGGCTTATCCAG GTCTGTGAGACTCGAGGACATTACCTATGGCTGATTGGAGCTGGTTACTTTTGGTTCCCGGCAGCTCTAATAGCCGAAATCGTTCAAACCTTCATCCTCGCCGACTTCTGCTACTACTATGTCAAAAG TGTTATGGAAGGTCAGCTTGTACTGAAGATGCCGGTTTAG
- the LOC109130962 gene encoding protein RALF-like 26: MKAWMIMLLVVCVAVMVEQSEANKGRKYLNPGVLSPCHGPNPPAGCHPHHSHHKPRTPVHNYRRGCTRINRCKRD, translated from the coding sequence ATGAAGGCATGGATGATAATGTTGTTGGTGGTTTGTGTTGCTGTGATGGTAGAGCAATCAGAGGCTAACAAAGGCAGAAAGTATTTGAATCCAGGAGTGCTTAGCCCGTGCCATGGTCCTAATCCTCCCGCAGGATGTCATCCTCACCATTCCCACCACAAACCCCGTACCCCTGTTCACAATTATCGTCGTGGTTGCACTAGAATTAACCGGTGCAAACGAGATTAA